In one Streptomyces sp. NBC_01288 genomic region, the following are encoded:
- a CDS encoding polymorphic toxin-type HINT domain-containing protein → MTVGLDYGAFSQAIGGNYASRLRLVTLPACALTTPQLAQCRKQTPLTSLNDPNNTAVSADLTLGSTGSVKSAASTSVSQAAAGSASSAVYTGAASKSATAQTASTSGAATVIAATDSTGQEGGAGGNYASTLSSAGSWGQSGSSGDFTYTYKVDSPEATTSLAPDASLSYDSGSVDGKTANTQAQSSWVGDGWTTQDSFVGQEFTPCSDSPEGSAGSVTTPDECYDGPILTMSLNGSSTSIVYDKDTSTYKLSDDNGATVTKVTSSSNGSGTYDTSYWVITERDGTKYYFGRNELPGWASGDDATNSVDSERVYSAHSSDPCYNSTATSSYCTMAYKWHLDYVTTPTGDAMAYYYKQDTNYYGAYNGASEVKYVRDSYLVHIDYGFTTATGPYGTVPDKIVYGTSVRCTSTSSNCGSSETSSNASYYPDVPYDLACASGATCSAYGPSFFSTVRLSSITTQQYSVSSSAYVTVDSYALTQTEPSTGDATSATLWLSSVQRTGSDLTAGGSTSSIQMPAVKFTGSALENRVSTSTYPGLFRYRITAITNELGGVTGVSYTLPTACSTSATPSSNTASCLPEYWTPSGYISPMLDWFNKYAVQEVLETDSTGGSAAKETDYSYSGAAWHYDDDETTKAKYRTYGQWRGYQQVTTTTGNGSGDAQTKQVDSYYQGMDGDRLSSTSNRSVSLTDSQGGSHTDSAQLSGQILESTSYLGNGGGVDHSTITSYWISAATATRTRSGLPDLTANATSTAEAWTRQRLTDGGTTSWRYNETDTTYDATRSDDDFGLPTYAYTHTVPASTAYDQCTATTYAPANTSANIVGLVSGTEVDSVACSGFSEGSVSSAPDGLNTLGAPTSVNRPDQVVSATRTLYDDTTFSTAFPQAAAPTMGLVTMTRKATDYGSGAFTWRTTAKNTYDSTYHRLSSTANGNGNTTTTAYTVNSAYLTTGQTVTAPTVSGVAHTTSSTLDPERGLTLTSTDANHVVTTVQYDALGRATSVWKNSRATTSLANLTYTYTLSSSSLSGVVTNTLNDNSGYLTSVSIEDSLARTRQTQTYTPQGGRLIDDTLYDSRGWTAKKNTDYWDSATTPTLGLKSVADNQVAEQDVFTYDGLGRQVYDISEKNAVIVSTTTTVYNGDATTVIPPDGGVTKTTRTDPAGRTSELDEYTATPTLATPLNTATGIFYLTGGTRTATTYGFDGHNQQSTTTDAKNQVWTSTYDLAGEVVSKTDPTAGTTSAMTYDADRNLLQAQDSRGQYVSYTYDALDRKTGQYAASTADQTAYASTSSPGNQTAAWVYDNSNTAISGMTYPVGHVTTATSYSGGYAYVQQAVNFNVFGESLGEETIIPPGAQGSVLGKTWKITHTYTSVNGLLWTDAYALGGGLPAEVITHGYNNDDEQNALATTAYSYVQSTAYSAYNQVAQVQLGSSTSYATVTDGYDARTGDLTDQLVTRSTTTPATIDETAYTYDLSGNITHQTETRSGSSTTAETQCYTYDTLDRLTTAWTTASTATNTCDTTPTSSDHSTVGDGITGGTYWTSWTYDDIGNRLTQTQHSVSGTGSDTLTTSGWSSSQPNTMTGTTTTGGSTGSTSYGYDAAGNTTTRDTSTGDQTLLWNNAEQLTSVSNSTTGTATSYIYDADGDLLLQIDPSTTTLYLGSEQITLNDSTGTATGVRYYSAPGGTTIVRTGTGTNYGFELASDQHGTNSLYLDYTAQTPTWRQFDPYGNTRGTTTTWADNRTFLNKTTDTTTGLTDIGAREYDPTLGRFISLDPVFIATSPQELGGYTYAGDDPVGESDPTGLCMADICGVGTPKGNVVGGSSGIITDGPVDPGYNSAGYCHNGSCGRTHYNTSWGTSHSGSGTGKATVKRPKGFGETIALAKVAGLVDILSHINEVTNPACVVSFGVCSGDPDAVDSLMSDLGADTDSPTYQASAKNGEEAGAWLAGGEFGEAESEILGFACSFAPSTPVLMADGKTKPIDKIKAGDKVQAAKPKTGKHEGARTVQHVWINHDHDLLDLTIRANDGRTATFHTTSNHPFWNDRTHTWISAGELHAGDALSTPANGHVYVVSTKVTPGAANRWNLTVQQLHTYYVLAGATPVLVHNCNPVKDFDVPSTPGVYTIHLRGGEKYVGMSTANIQDRVIAATKPSHAVGTAGYSCADICNVTWMSLPAGVKSVPARRLEQTVMEGLKVRGISLVNRRDPEFDVTGLGGPENWR, encoded by the coding sequence GTGACAGTGGGCCTGGACTACGGTGCGTTCAGCCAGGCGATCGGCGGCAACTACGCCTCCCGGCTGCGACTGGTGACACTGCCCGCCTGCGCACTCACAACCCCTCAACTCGCCCAGTGCCGCAAGCAGACACCACTGACATCCCTCAACGACCCCAACAACACAGCCGTATCCGCGGACCTCACGCTCGGCAGCACAGGCTCGGTCAAGAGCGCCGCCTCCACCAGCGTCAGCCAGGCCGCGGCTGGATCGGCGTCTTCGGCTGTCTACACCGGCGCGGCCTCCAAGTCCGCGACGGCACAGACAGCATCGACCTCCGGCGCGGCCACCGTGATCGCGGCCACCGACTCCACCGGGCAGGAAGGCGGAGCCGGAGGGAACTACGCCTCGACCCTGTCGTCCGCGGGCTCCTGGGGCCAGTCGGGCTCGTCGGGCGACTTCACCTACACCTACAAGGTGGACTCGCCTGAGGCCACGACGTCGCTGGCGCCGGACGCGTCGCTGTCCTACGACTCCGGCAGCGTCGACGGGAAGACGGCGAATACTCAGGCCCAGTCGTCGTGGGTGGGCGATGGATGGACCACCCAGGACTCCTTCGTGGGACAGGAGTTCACGCCCTGTTCCGACTCCCCGGAGGGCAGCGCCGGGTCGGTGACCACACCGGACGAGTGCTACGACGGCCCGATCCTGACGATGTCCCTGAACGGATCGTCGACGTCCATCGTCTACGACAAGGACACGTCCACCTACAAGCTGTCCGACGACAACGGTGCGACGGTCACCAAGGTGACCAGCTCGTCGAACGGATCGGGTACCTACGACACGTCGTACTGGGTGATCACGGAGCGGGATGGCACCAAGTACTACTTCGGCCGCAACGAGCTGCCCGGCTGGGCCTCCGGCGATGACGCGACGAACTCGGTGGACTCCGAGCGCGTGTACTCCGCCCACTCCAGCGACCCCTGCTACAACTCCACGGCCACCAGCAGCTACTGCACCATGGCCTACAAGTGGCACCTGGACTACGTCACCACCCCCACCGGCGACGCGATGGCGTACTACTACAAGCAGGACACCAACTACTACGGCGCGTACAACGGAGCCTCCGAGGTCAAGTACGTGCGCGATTCCTACCTCGTGCACATCGACTACGGCTTCACCACCGCCACCGGCCCCTACGGCACCGTCCCCGACAAGATCGTCTACGGCACCTCGGTCCGCTGCACCTCCACCAGCAGCAACTGCGGCAGTTCGGAGACCTCCTCCAACGCCTCGTACTACCCTGACGTGCCCTACGACTTGGCCTGCGCCTCCGGGGCCACCTGCAGTGCGTACGGGCCGTCGTTCTTCTCTACCGTCCGCTTGAGCTCGATCACTACGCAGCAGTACTCGGTCTCCTCCAGCGCGTATGTGACGGTCGACTCCTACGCGCTGACGCAGACCGAGCCGTCGACAGGTGATGCGACCAGCGCGACGCTGTGGCTCTCCTCGGTCCAGCGCACCGGCTCGGACCTTACTGCGGGCGGCTCGACCTCGTCGATCCAGATGCCGGCGGTGAAGTTCACCGGCTCGGCGCTGGAGAACCGGGTCAGTACTTCCACCTACCCGGGCCTGTTCCGCTACCGCATCACAGCGATCACCAACGAGTTGGGCGGAGTGACCGGGGTCTCCTACACACTGCCGACCGCCTGCTCGACCTCGGCCACACCGTCCTCGAACACCGCCTCATGCCTCCCGGAGTACTGGACGCCCAGCGGTTACATCAGCCCGATGCTGGACTGGTTCAACAAGTACGCGGTCCAGGAAGTCCTGGAGACCGACAGCACCGGCGGCTCGGCAGCCAAGGAGACCGACTACTCCTACAGCGGTGCGGCCTGGCACTACGACGACGACGAGACCACCAAGGCCAAATACCGCACCTACGGGCAGTGGCGCGGCTACCAGCAGGTGACGACCACCACCGGCAACGGCTCCGGCGACGCCCAGACCAAGCAGGTCGACTCCTACTACCAGGGCATGGACGGCGACCGGCTCTCGTCCACCTCGAACCGAAGCGTGTCGCTGACCGACTCCCAGGGCGGCAGCCACACCGACTCCGCCCAACTCAGCGGCCAAATACTGGAGTCCACCTCTTACCTTGGCAACGGCGGAGGCGTCGACCACTCCACGATCACCTCGTACTGGATCTCCGCGGCAACCGCGACCCGCACCCGTTCCGGGCTGCCGGACCTGACCGCCAACGCTACGAGCACCGCCGAGGCATGGACCCGACAGCGGCTGACCGACGGCGGCACCACCAGCTGGCGCTACAACGAGACCGACACCACGTACGACGCGACCCGCTCCGACGACGACTTCGGCCTGCCGACCTACGCCTACACGCACACCGTGCCGGCCAGCACCGCCTACGACCAGTGCACCGCCACCACGTACGCACCGGCCAACACCAGCGCCAACATCGTCGGCCTGGTTTCCGGCACCGAAGTGGACTCGGTCGCCTGCTCCGGCTTCAGCGAGGGATCCGTCAGCTCTGCCCCCGACGGCTTGAACACCCTCGGCGCACCCACCAGCGTCAACCGCCCTGACCAGGTGGTCTCCGCCACCCGGACGCTTTACGACGACACCACCTTCTCCACCGCCTTCCCGCAGGCCGCCGCCCCGACCATGGGCCTGGTCACGATGACCCGCAAGGCCACCGACTACGGTTCGGGCGCCTTCACCTGGCGCACCACCGCGAAGAACACCTACGACAGCACCTACCACCGCCTGTCCAGCACGGCCAACGGCAACGGCAACACCACCACGACCGCCTACACGGTCAACTCCGCCTACCTGACCACCGGACAGACCGTCACCGCACCCACCGTGAGCGGCGTCGCCCACACCACCAGCTCGACCCTGGATCCGGAACGCGGGCTCACACTCACCAGCACTGACGCCAACCACGTGGTGACGACCGTCCAGTACGACGCGCTGGGCCGGGCGACCTCGGTGTGGAAGAACTCGCGCGCCACCACCTCGCTGGCGAACCTCACCTACACCTACACCCTGTCCAGCAGTTCCCTCTCGGGTGTGGTGACCAACACCCTCAACGACAACAGCGGTTACCTCACCTCGGTCAGCATCGAGGACTCCCTCGCCCGCACCCGCCAGACCCAGACCTACACGCCACAGGGCGGCCGTCTGATCGACGACACCCTGTACGACTCGCGCGGCTGGACGGCGAAGAAGAACACCGACTACTGGGACTCCGCCACCACACCGACACTCGGGCTGAAGTCGGTGGCCGACAACCAGGTCGCCGAGCAGGACGTGTTCACCTACGACGGGCTCGGGCGACAGGTCTACGACATCTCCGAGAAGAACGCGGTGATCGTCTCCACCACGACCACGGTCTACAACGGCGACGCCACCACCGTCATCCCGCCCGACGGCGGCGTCACCAAGACCACTCGCACCGACCCGGCCGGCCGCACCAGCGAACTTGACGAGTACACCGCCACACCCACACTGGCCACGCCGCTGAACACCGCCACCGGAATCTTCTACCTCACCGGGGGCACCCGCACCGCGACCACCTACGGGTTCGACGGCCACAACCAGCAGTCCACCACCACCGACGCCAAGAACCAGGTGTGGACCAGCACTTACGACCTGGCCGGCGAAGTGGTCTCCAAGACCGACCCCACCGCCGGCACGACCTCCGCCATGACCTACGACGCGGACCGCAACCTGCTGCAGGCCCAGGACTCCCGCGGCCAGTACGTCTCCTACACCTACGACGCGCTCGACCGTAAGACCGGCCAGTACGCCGCCTCCACCGCCGACCAGACTGCCTACGCTTCCACCAGCTCACCGGGCAACCAGACCGCGGCCTGGGTCTACGACAACTCCAACACCGCGATCTCCGGTATGACCTACCCGGTCGGGCACGTCACCACCGCCACCTCCTACAGCGGCGGCTACGCCTACGTACAGCAGGCCGTGAACTTCAACGTCTTCGGCGAGTCCCTGGGCGAGGAGACCATCATCCCCCCGGGTGCACAGGGCTCGGTCCTCGGCAAGACCTGGAAGATCACCCACACCTACACCAGCGTCAACGGTCTGCTGTGGACCGATGCCTACGCCCTTGGTGGCGGACTGCCGGCCGAGGTCATTACCCACGGCTACAACAACGACGACGAACAAAACGCGCTGGCCACCACTGCCTACAGCTACGTGCAGAGCACGGCTTACAGCGCCTATAACCAGGTCGCCCAGGTCCAGCTCGGCTCCTCCACCTCCTACGCCACCGTCACCGACGGCTACGACGCACGCACCGGGGACCTGACGGACCAGCTCGTCACCCGCTCCACCACCACCCCCGCCACCATCGACGAGACCGCCTACACCTACGACCTCTCCGGCAACATCACCCACCAGACCGAGACCCGCTCCGGCTCCAGCACCACGGCTGAAACCCAGTGCTACACCTACGACACCCTCGACCGCCTCACCACCGCCTGGACCACCGCCTCAACCGCCACCAACACCTGCGACACCACCCCCACCAGCAGTGACCACAGCACCGTCGGAGACGGCATCACCGGCGGAACCTACTGGACCAGCTGGACCTACGACGACATCGGCAACCGGCTCACCCAGACCCAGCACAGCGTCTCCGGCACCGGCAGCGACACCCTCACCACCAGCGGCTGGTCCAGCAGCCAGCCCAACACGATGACCGGCACCACCACCACGGGCGGCTCGACCGGCTCGACCAGCTACGGCTACGACGCCGCCGGAAACACCACCACCCGCGACACCAGCACCGGCGACCAGACCCTCCTCTGGAACAACGCCGAACAGCTGACCAGCGTCTCCAACAGCACTACCGGCACCGCCACCAGCTACATCTACGACGCCGACGGCGACCTCCTGCTGCAGATAGACCCCAGTACCACCACCCTCTATCTCGGCAGCGAACAGATCACCCTCAACGACTCCACCGGCACTGCCACCGGCGTGCGCTACTACAGCGCCCCCGGCGGCACCACCATCGTCCGCACCGGCACCGGCACCAACTACGGCTTCGAACTCGCCTCAGACCAGCACGGAACCAACAGCCTCTACCTCGACTACACCGCCCAGACCCCCACCTGGCGCCAGTTCGACCCCTACGGCAACACCCGCGGCACCACGACTACCTGGGCCGACAACCGCACCTTCCTCAACAAAACCACCGACACCACCACCGGCCTCACCGACATCGGCGCCCGCGAATACGACCCCACACTCGGCCGATTCATCAGCCTCGACCCCGTATTCATCGCCACCAGTCCCCAGGAACTCGGCGGGTACACCTACGCCGGCGATGATCCTGTCGGTGAGAGTGACCCCACCGGCCTGTGCATGGCGGACATCTGCGGTGTCGGCACACCGAAGGGCAACGTGGTAGGCGGTTCCAGCGGCATCATCACCGACGGACCCGTCGACCCCGGATACAACAGCGCAGGCTACTGCCACAATGGCTCTTGCGGCCGGACCCACTACAACACGAGCTGGGGCACATCACACAGCGGTAGCGGAACCGGAAAGGCAACGGTCAAGCGGCCTAAGGGATTCGGTGAGACGATCGCACTAGCCAAGGTCGCTGGCCTAGTCGACATCCTTTCTCACATAAATGAGGTAACGAATCCGGCCTGCGTGGTTTCCTTCGGGGTCTGCAGCGGCGATCCGGACGCGGTTGACAGCTTGATGAGCGATCTTGGTGCGGATACTGATTCACCTACCTATCAGGCATCCGCGAAAAACGGTGAAGAAGCTGGCGCGTGGTTGGCTGGTGGAGAATTCGGCGAGGCAGAGTCAGAGATTCTCGGGTTTGCCTGCAGTTTTGCGCCTTCCACTCCGGTTCTGATGGCGGATGGCAAGACCAAGCCGATCGATAAGATCAAGGCTGGCGATAAAGTCCAGGCGGCCAAACCGAAAACCGGAAAACATGAGGGCGCCCGGACAGTCCAGCACGTGTGGATCAACCACGACCACGATCTGCTCGACCTAACCATCCGCGCCAACGACGGCCGTACCGCGACCTTCCACACCACTTCCAACCACCCGTTCTGGAACGACCGTACCCACACCTGGATCTCCGCAGGTGAACTCCACGCTGGTGATGCCCTCAGCACGCCCGCCAACGGCCACGTCTACGTAGTTTCAACCAAGGTCACACCGGGTGCGGCAAACCGCTGGAACCTCACCGTCCAGCAACTCCACACGTACTATGTGCTGGCGGGCGCCACGCCAGTTCTCGTTCACAATTGTAATCCGGTCAAGGACTTCGACGTGCCGAGCACGCCGGGGGTTTACACTATTCACCTGAGGGGTGGAGAGAAGTATGTTGGAATGTCGACAGCAAATATCCAGGATCGCGTAATAGCTGCGACCAAGCCGTCCCACGCTGTGGGCACTGCTGGTTATTCATGTGCGGATATCTGCAATGTTACCTGGATGTCTCTCCCTGCGGGTGTCAAGTCCGTTCCTGCTAGAAGGTTGGAGCAGACAGTGATGGAGGGATTGAAGGTCCGAGGTATTTCTCTCGTTAATCGACGAGATCCTGAATTTGATGTCACCGGTCTGGGTGGCCCGGAAAACTGGAGATAA